Proteins encoded within one genomic window of Gigantopelta aegis isolate Gae_Host chromosome 2, Gae_host_genome, whole genome shotgun sequence:
- the LOC121385151 gene encoding uncharacterized protein LOC121385151 codes for MADMTGDLPLVVPVSVLEEFFQCSVCMNHMNNTMMTPCGHRYCHKCITEWADRNHTCPCCNAQLFNKQLIKDYQFDNLIAVVNFEKEKAEDKYFETLINTASDESEFSNRKYSPVEQVLKKHLKQSLAAHENYFLGLKNDFAKRKHFWEQQLQRSLDTLQLEGLPPADISEKSDALEKSFQEKCATLSEELDRCNAFVADAYDRYLQSHIPSLEILPVSVSVLIVEKNIRIPDLIFQPVDCLNVIQGAVERTLQERGDPVLRWDYSGRIILVGPLSRCNQTELAAVLSGPIDPDMYPDVHQVTWQTKPIIQFGMKPGTEIVLIQCLKCESDMPKVCFVEQYKTQGSHPVDYFSCTQCGFNWICRSCIQICHQGHDTKPYVMNHKPTWACCYCPKKKKCHLLKPRSEDMATDDSLQQSLFSEHL; via the exons ATGGCTGATATGACGGGTGACTTACCATTAGTGGTACCT gTATCGGTTCTCGAAGAGTTCTTCCAGTGTTCGGTATGCATGAATCACATGAACAACACGATGATGACGCCATGTGGTCATCGCTATTGTCACAAGTGCATCACCGAGTGGGCCGACCGAAATCACACATGTCCGTGTTGCAACGCTCAACTATTTAACAAACAACTGATCAAGGATTACCAGTTTGACAACCTCATTG CTGTTGTAAACTTTGAGAAGGAGAAAGCAGAGGATAAATACTTTGAAACTTTGATCAACACAG catCCGATGAATCTGAATTCTCCAACAGAAAATATTCACCAGTGGAGCAAGTGTTGAAAA aaCATCTAAAACAAAGTCTTGCGGCACATGAGAATTATTTTCTG GGATTAAAGAATGATTTTGCAAAACGGAAACATTTTTGGGAACAGCAGTTACAACGGTCCCTCGACACACTACAACTGGAAGGTCTGCCACCTGCAG ATATTTCAGAGAAGTCGGATGCTTTAGAGAAGAGTTTTCAGGAGAAATGTGCCACACTGAGTGAAGAACTTGACAGGTGTAACGCGTTTGTAGCAGATGCCTATGACAG GTATCTTCAGAGTCACATCCCGAGTCTGGAGATCCTGCCAGTGTCTGTGTCTGTTCTGATTGTGGAGAAAAACATCCGAATCCCGGACCTTATCTTCCAACCAGTTGACTG TCTAAACGTGATTCAGGGAGCTGTTGAACGGACACTGCAGGAGAGGGGGGATCCAGTGTTGAGGTGGGACTACAGCGGCAGAATTATCCTGGTCGG aCCCCTGTCAAGATGTAACCAGACTGAACTTGCTGCAGTACTCTCGGGTCCCATCGATCCTGACATGTATCCTGATGTTCACCAGGTGACGTGGCAGACCAAACCCATTATTCAGTTTGGAATG AAACCCGGCACTGAGATTGTTCTTATCCAATGCCTCAAGTGCGAGAGTGACATGccgaaagtttgttttgtcgaGCAGTACAAGACACAGGGATCCCATCCAGTCGACTACTTCTCCTGTACACAGTGTGGATTTAATT GGATCTGCCGGTCATGTATTCAGATATGTCATCAAG GTCATGATACTAAACCGTATGTTATGAATCACAAACCAACATG GGCCTGTTGTTACTgtccaaagaaaaagaaatgtcatTTACTGAAGCCCAGATCTGAAGACATGGCAACTGATGACTCGTTACAGCAGAGTTTGTTTTCAGAACACCTCTAG